One stretch of Paraburkholderia fungorum DNA includes these proteins:
- a CDS encoding LysR family transcriptional regulator, with protein MPKPTPADTLAWHIHARSLRYFDAIRRCGSIREAARQMHVASSAVNRQLLKLEAEVGTQLFERLASGLSLTAAGEVFARHVITVLQDARRFESEMDALRGIRRGEISIVTVEGLNSSFLPDLVERMLTRYPAIRFQVHTAGSATIARTILDGDADLGLAFSLPRTSDLQQLAVGRFQLGAIVAADHPLAGETSVTFAQCARFPLILGNAQLSISGLLEPLIRHYAKPLQTVLESDSIELMRRMAARGRGVGFQTRLGLERDLADGTLKHIPLRSPRPLVSELGAYARAGRTLTPALDAFVRLLAEALADREDDEPAI; from the coding sequence ATGCCGAAGCCGACCCCCGCCGATACCCTCGCCTGGCACATCCACGCCCGCTCGCTGCGCTATTTCGATGCAATCCGCCGCTGCGGTTCGATCCGGGAAGCGGCGCGGCAGATGCATGTGGCGTCGTCGGCGGTGAACCGGCAATTGCTGAAACTCGAAGCGGAAGTCGGCACGCAACTGTTCGAGCGGCTCGCGTCGGGACTCTCGTTGACCGCCGCGGGCGAAGTATTTGCGCGGCACGTGATCACCGTGTTGCAGGACGCGCGCCGGTTCGAAAGCGAAATGGATGCGCTGCGCGGAATCCGGCGCGGCGAGATCAGCATCGTCACGGTCGAGGGACTCAACTCCAGCTTTCTGCCGGACCTGGTCGAGCGGATGCTGACGCGTTATCCGGCGATACGTTTTCAGGTGCATACCGCCGGTTCGGCGACGATTGCCCGCACGATTCTCGATGGCGACGCCGACCTCGGGCTCGCGTTTTCGCTGCCGCGCACGAGCGATCTGCAACAGCTCGCGGTCGGGCGGTTCCAGTTGGGCGCGATCGTCGCCGCCGATCATCCGCTGGCGGGCGAAACCAGTGTGACGTTCGCGCAGTGCGCGCGCTTTCCGCTGATTCTGGGCAACGCGCAACTGTCGATCAGCGGGCTGCTCGAACCGCTGATCCGGCACTACGCGAAGCCGCTGCAAACGGTGCTCGAAAGCGATTCGATCGAGTTGATGCGGCGCATGGCGGCTCGCGGACGCGGTGTCGGATTCCAGACCCGACTCGGTCTCGAACGCGATCTCGCCGACGGCACGCTGAAGCATATTCCGCTGCGCTCGCCGCGTCCGCTGGTGTCGGAACTGGGCGCTTACGCGAGAGCGGGCCGCACGCTGACGCCCGCGCTGGACGCTTTCGTCCGCTTGCTGGCGGAGGCGCTGGCCGACCGCGAGGACGACGAACCGGCAATCTGA
- a CDS encoding LysR substrate-binding domain-containing protein: MQYAQLRAFHAVAEHGGFSKAAQALSLTQPAVSDHVRRLEQDYGVKLFERGPRGVETTELGLRLFSVTRHMLSCERDARQLLESAGGLESGSLSLVADAPDLAVTLIGAFRKLHPGIVVTLSIANAADCMQRVLSSAVDAAITAAPQVHSRLESRVLRRDPLVAMVPLGYPVAKKRKLSYAELVRQPMIFREPQSVTQQLLEIELVRESLQVEPVMYVDGREALEEAVAQGMGVGVIARAEFNESRRIRMIPLQDCRVQMIESLTRLAERPGSNLLDALFAVELPAVQAPVIGG; this comes from the coding sequence GTGCAATACGCGCAATTGCGGGCGTTCCATGCGGTCGCGGAACACGGCGGGTTTTCGAAGGCGGCGCAGGCGCTGTCGCTGACGCAGCCTGCGGTGTCGGATCACGTGCGGCGTCTGGAACAGGATTACGGGGTCAAATTGTTCGAGCGCGGGCCGCGCGGCGTCGAAACGACCGAATTGGGCCTGCGGCTTTTCAGCGTGACGCGTCATATGCTGAGTTGCGAGCGCGACGCGCGGCAATTGCTGGAGTCGGCGGGCGGGCTGGAATCGGGCTCGCTGTCGCTGGTGGCCGATGCGCCCGATCTGGCGGTCACGCTGATCGGCGCGTTTCGCAAACTGCATCCGGGCATTGTCGTGACGCTGTCGATCGCGAATGCCGCCGACTGCATGCAGCGCGTGCTGTCGAGCGCGGTCGACGCGGCCATTACCGCTGCGCCGCAGGTTCACAGCCGGCTCGAATCGCGCGTGTTGCGGCGCGACCCGCTGGTGGCGATGGTGCCGCTCGGCTATCCGGTCGCGAAGAAGCGCAAGCTGAGCTACGCGGAACTCGTTCGTCAACCGATGATTTTCCGCGAGCCGCAATCGGTCACGCAGCAGTTGCTCGAAATCGAACTGGTGCGCGAGTCGTTGCAGGTGGAACCGGTGATGTATGTCGACGGACGCGAAGCGCTCGAAGAAGCGGTTGCGCAAGGGATGGGCGTCGGCGTGATCGCGCGCGCCGAATTCAACGAGTCGCGGCGGATCAGGATGATTCCGCTACAGGACTGCCGGGTGCAGATGATCGAATCGCTGACGCGGCTCGCCGAGCGGCCGGGATCGAATCTGCTGGATGCGCTGTTTGCCGTCGAGTTGCCGGCGGTGCAAGCACCGGTTATCGGTGGATAA
- a CDS encoding glutathione S-transferase family protein: MFKLYDDELCGESYKVRLMLGLLGVEYERVRVELYPSKQNGTRRFLAMNPLGTLPVLDADGALLHGAHAILMYLARRHTGATTEPGEEQTHWLPLDDPLQFAQVQTWLDFAAQLSGIVFTLRAQVLHGTPPHDQCHPLEARKKAQQLLRILDETCWFNEAAGTPFVCASVSPTIADIACFVPVALLDEAEIESIDYPALSRWIARIKRLPGFTTMAGVYAAA; the protein is encoded by the coding sequence ATGTTCAAACTTTACGACGACGAGTTGTGCGGAGAAAGCTACAAGGTCAGGCTCATGCTGGGCCTGCTCGGAGTGGAATACGAACGGGTGCGTGTCGAGCTTTATCCGTCGAAACAGAACGGCACGCGCCGCTTTCTCGCGATGAATCCGCTGGGCACGCTGCCGGTGCTCGACGCCGACGGCGCCTTGCTGCACGGCGCGCACGCGATTCTGATGTATCTCGCGCGACGCCATACGGGTGCAACGACTGAGCCGGGAGAAGAGCAGACGCACTGGCTGCCTCTCGATGATCCGCTGCAATTCGCGCAGGTTCAGACGTGGCTCGATTTCGCCGCGCAACTGAGCGGCATAGTCTTCACGTTGCGGGCACAGGTGCTGCACGGCACGCCGCCGCACGATCAATGCCATCCACTGGAAGCGAGGAAAAAAGCGCAGCAGCTTTTACGAATCCTCGACGAAACCTGCTGGTTCAACGAGGCCGCGGGCACGCCGTTCGTCTGCGCGAGTGTGTCGCCGACCATTGCCGATATCGCGTGCTTCGTGCCGGTCGCGCTGCTCGACGAAGCGGAAATCGAATCGATCGACTATCCGGCGCTGTCGCGCTGGATCGCGCGGATCAAACGTCTGCCCGGGTTCACCACGATGGCCGGCGTCTACGCAGCAGCCTGA
- a CDS encoding 2-aminoethylphosphonate--pyruvate transaminase: MESAIDSSQDASAEVSTVRCAAPAKGEPYLLTPGPLTTAFSTKEAMLRDWGSWDGDFRAMTAYLRRSLLDIAGDTAGDYDCVPLQGSGSYCVEAMLGSLMPRDGHALVLANGAYGKRIATTLGYLGRACTVLDKGDYLPPRGAEIERMLDADPRITHVVAVHCETSSGILNPLEEIAAATAKKGRKLLIDSMSAFGAVPLDVREIACEAFVSSANKCIEGVPGFGFVIARKSALREAKGRSHSLALDVYDQWDVMNRTGQWRFTPPTHTVAAFIEALRLHKLEGGQPGRLARYANNRDVLVAGMHELGFEPLLNARWRSPIIVTFFAPAHPQFRFERFYELMKQQGFIIYPGKLTAVDSFRIGCIGQVDQDVMQRVVDACARSLETMGVPHAAPPEAALEERKTLAQAA, from the coding sequence ATGGAAAGCGCGATTGACAGTTCGCAGGACGCGTCGGCGGAAGTCTCAACCGTGCGCTGCGCCGCGCCCGCCAAGGGGGAGCCGTATCTGCTGACGCCGGGGCCGCTCACCACGGCGTTCTCGACGAAAGAGGCGATGCTGCGCGACTGGGGTTCGTGGGACGGCGATTTCCGCGCGATGACCGCGTATCTGCGCCGCAGTCTGCTGGATATCGCCGGCGACACGGCGGGCGACTACGACTGCGTGCCGCTGCAAGGCAGCGGCAGCTACTGCGTCGAAGCGATGCTCGGCAGCCTGATGCCGCGCGACGGCCACGCGCTCGTGCTCGCCAACGGCGCTTACGGCAAGCGCATCGCGACCACGCTCGGCTACCTGGGCCGTGCCTGCACGGTGCTCGACAAAGGCGACTACCTGCCGCCGCGCGGAGCCGAAATCGAACGGATGCTGGACGCCGATCCGCGTATCACGCATGTGGTCGCCGTGCATTGCGAAACCAGCTCGGGCATCTTGAATCCGCTCGAGGAAATCGCCGCTGCCACCGCAAAGAAAGGCCGCAAGCTGCTGATCGATTCGATGAGCGCCTTCGGCGCAGTGCCGCTCGATGTCCGCGAGATTGCGTGCGAGGCCTTTGTGTCGTCGGCGAATAAATGCATCGAGGGCGTGCCGGGTTTTGGCTTCGTGATCGCCCGCAAGAGTGCGTTGCGCGAAGCGAAGGGCCGCAGTCATTCACTCGCGCTCGATGTCTACGATCAATGGGATGTGATGAACCGCACCGGGCAGTGGCGCTTTACGCCGCCCACGCACACGGTGGCCGCGTTTATCGAGGCGCTGCGTCTGCACAAGCTCGAAGGCGGCCAGCCCGGGCGGCTCGCGCGCTATGCGAACAATCGCGACGTGCTGGTGGCCGGCATGCACGAACTCGGCTTCGAACCGCTGCTGAATGCACGCTGGCGCTCGCCGATCATCGTGACGTTTTTCGCGCCCGCGCATCCGCAATTCAGGTTCGAACGCTTCTATGAATTGATGAAGCAGCAGGGTTTCATCATCTATCCGGGCAAGCTGACGGCGGTGGACAGCTTCCGTATCGGCTGCATCGGTCAGGTGGATCAGGACGTGATGCAGCGCGTGGTCGACGCCTGCGCGCGCTCGCTGGAGACGATGGGCGTGCCGCACGCCGCGCCGCCCGAAGCCGCACTCGAAGAACGCAAAACCCTGGCGCAGGCGGCCTGA
- a CDS encoding alpha/beta fold hydrolase has translation MTAAVQSTESSHVAGMLLIHGAWQGSWAWDAWLPEMTARGWTCKAVDLPGNGADPERDAGVEITLQTYVDALTEALNRFDGPVVVVAHSGAGVPASQLAEALPERVACLVYVAGMMLPAGMGYADLVDASAAAVPNAAGIAPYLQWSEDRTVTVVPAAAALEIFLHDCPHEAAERAAAKLTPQRESGRALLTTLSAGRFGHVPRIYVEALRDRSVLLPLQRRMQALVPGAMVRSIDCGHVPQLARPAELATLVCDALAEIGIRADGATSQPR, from the coding sequence ATGACCGCCGCCGTTCAATCGACAGAATCGTCGCACGTGGCCGGCATGCTGCTGATCCACGGCGCGTGGCAGGGCAGTTGGGCATGGGACGCCTGGTTGCCGGAAATGACCGCGCGCGGCTGGACCTGCAAGGCGGTGGATCTGCCGGGCAACGGCGCGGATCCCGAACGCGACGCCGGCGTCGAAATCACGCTGCAAACCTATGTCGACGCGTTGACCGAAGCCCTGAACAGATTCGACGGCCCGGTCGTCGTGGTCGCGCACAGCGGCGCGGGCGTGCCCGCATCGCAACTCGCCGAAGCGCTGCCGGAGCGGGTCGCGTGCCTCGTGTACGTCGCCGGAATGATGCTGCCCGCCGGCATGGGTTACGCGGACCTCGTCGACGCCAGTGCCGCCGCCGTGCCGAACGCCGCAGGCATCGCGCCGTATCTGCAATGGAGCGAGGATCGTACGGTCACCGTTGTGCCCGCCGCGGCCGCGCTGGAAATCTTTCTGCACGACTGCCCGCACGAAGCCGCTGAACGCGCCGCCGCGAAACTCACGCCGCAACGGGAAAGCGGCCGTGCCTTGCTGACGACGCTGAGCGCCGGACGTTTCGGCCATGTCCCGCGCATTTATGTCGAAGCGCTGCGCGACCGCTCAGTGTTGCTGCCTCTGCAACGCAGGATGCAGGCGCTCGTGCCGGGCGCGATGGTGCGCTCGATCGATTGCGGTCACGTGCCGCAACTCGCGCGTCCCGCCGAACTGGCGACGCTGGTATGCGACGCGCTCGCTGAAATCGGCATTCGTGCCGACGGCGCTACATCTCAGCCCCGCTGA
- the phnX gene encoding phosphonoacetaldehyde hydrolase, giving the protein MKHVKAVIFDWAGTVVDYGSLAPMGAFVETFEQFGVSISIDEARGPMGMAKRPHIAALMALPRVSQAWANKYGHVPGEADIDAVYDVFVPKNIAVAASYSSVIPGVAEVASALRHDDIRIGTTTGYTREIMAEIVPGAAAQGFSPDSIVCTGDTPEGRPSPYMIYKTLPELGVWLARDAIKVDDTEVGIEEGINGGTWTVGVSVSGNAFGMAEADVKALPAAEFAARRQAAIGKLQAAGAHYVIDSVADLMPVVYDIEARLARGERP; this is encoded by the coding sequence ATGAAACACGTCAAAGCGGTGATTTTCGACTGGGCCGGCACGGTCGTCGACTATGGTTCGCTCGCGCCGATGGGCGCGTTCGTCGAGACCTTCGAACAGTTCGGCGTCTCGATCTCGATCGACGAAGCGCGCGGTCCGATGGGTATGGCCAAGCGCCCGCACATCGCGGCGCTGATGGCGCTACCGCGTGTGTCGCAGGCATGGGCGAACAAGTACGGCCACGTGCCCGGCGAAGCCGATATCGACGCGGTGTACGACGTCTTCGTGCCGAAGAATATCGCGGTGGCCGCGAGCTACAGTTCGGTGATTCCGGGTGTCGCGGAAGTGGCGAGCGCATTGCGTCACGACGACATCCGCATCGGCACGACCACCGGCTACACCCGCGAGATCATGGCCGAAATCGTGCCGGGTGCGGCGGCGCAGGGCTTTTCGCCGGACAGCATCGTATGTACCGGCGATACGCCGGAAGGGCGGCCGTCGCCGTACATGATCTACAAGACGCTGCCGGAACTCGGCGTGTGGCTGGCGCGCGATGCGATCAAGGTGGATGACACGGAGGTCGGCATCGAAGAGGGCATCAATGGCGGGACGTGGACAGTCGGTGTGTCGGTGAGCGGCAACGCGTTCGGGATGGCGGAAGCCGACGTGAAGGCGCTCCCGGCCGCTGAATTCGCCGCGCGCCGTCAGGCGGCGATCGGCAAATTGCAGGCGGCGGGCGCACATTATGTGATCGACAGCGTCGCGGATCTGATGCCGGTGGTGTACGACATCGAAGCGCGTCTCGCGCGCGGCGAGCGGCCGTGA
- a CDS encoding isopenicillin N synthase family dioxygenase: MSEVLSARAVPHTSLPVIDVAGLASPDRRQRAAVGAALHAACIDKGFFYIANHGVADALIDAARLEAERFFALDDAEKRLVDKAKSFCNRGYEPLRGQVLEAGTPPDLKEGFYIGNELPLDHPQVVARAFNCGPNQWPQQSAGFRPAMEAYFAALYDLSRRLTRGLALSLDLPEDHFDVFCDDAMATLRLLHYPPQPAQALPDQKGCGAHTDFGCLTLLWQDGSGGLQVQDGDSGWIHVPPLAGTFVVNLGDMIARWTNDRYRSTLHRVVNASGRERYSIPFFFTGRPDYVVECLPGCTEPGEAPKYPPITVAGHLEACYRRTYG, translated from the coding sequence ATGTCCGAAGTGCTATCAGCCAGAGCGGTGCCGCATACGAGCCTGCCTGTCATCGACGTCGCGGGGCTCGCGTCGCCGGATCGGCGGCAGCGTGCGGCCGTCGGCGCCGCGCTGCATGCTGCCTGCATCGACAAAGGGTTTTTCTACATCGCCAATCATGGCGTCGCCGACGCGCTGATCGACGCCGCGCGCCTCGAAGCCGAACGTTTCTTCGCGCTCGACGACGCCGAAAAACGCCTAGTCGATAAAGCGAAGTCGTTCTGCAATCGCGGCTATGAGCCGTTGCGCGGACAGGTGCTGGAGGCAGGCACGCCGCCCGATCTGAAGGAAGGTTTTTATATCGGCAACGAACTGCCGCTGGATCATCCGCAAGTGGTGGCGCGCGCGTTCAATTGCGGGCCGAACCAGTGGCCGCAGCAGTCGGCGGGTTTTCGTCCGGCGATGGAAGCGTATTTCGCCGCGCTGTACGACCTCTCCAGGCGGCTGACACGCGGTCTCGCGCTGTCGCTCGATCTGCCCGAGGATCATTTCGACGTGTTCTGCGACGACGCGATGGCGACACTGCGTCTGTTGCACTATCCGCCGCAACCGGCGCAGGCGTTGCCGGACCAGAAGGGCTGCGGCGCGCATACCGATTTCGGCTGCCTGACGCTGCTCTGGCAGGACGGCAGCGGCGGTTTGCAGGTGCAGGACGGCGACAGCGGCTGGATTCATGTGCCGCCGCTCGCGGGCACCTTCGTCGTCAATCTCGGCGACATGATCGCGCGCTGGACCAATGACCGCTATCGCTCGACGCTGCATCGCGTGGTCAATGCATCGGGGCGCGAGCGCTACTCGATCCCGTTCTTCTTCACTGGACGTCCCGACTACGTGGTCGAGTGTCTGCCGGGCTGCACCGAACCGGGCGAAGCGCCGAAGTATCCGCCGATCACCGTGGCCGGTCATCTCGAAGCCTGCTACCGGAGAACCTACGGATGA
- a CDS encoding aromatic ring-hydroxylating oxygenase subunit alpha produces MSDANSVSAAVDDAMRDPVVWNDWHPVAALDAFGVSGTAPAVMSTRLLGVDLGLGVDASASASASTTDRYRAWRLDTLAHCHAKARYGVLWVCLGEPRRDLLAIPEADEPERRLLHAGAFSVHVSGLRAVENFLDMGHFPFVHTGYLGVEPYTEVAPYRIERDEINDELYAHDCRFYQPRAAMTAGAALDVQYVYRVARPYCAILYKTCPPQPERFDVIALFVQPVDEERCIAHTVMSYLDDASSDDELRGFQQTIFAQDIKILVNQVPKRLPLGAGIEHPVRADAMSVAYRRWLSAQQITYGTTHGR; encoded by the coding sequence ATGAGTGATGCAAACAGTGTGTCGGCAGCAGTGGACGATGCGATGCGCGATCCGGTCGTGTGGAACGACTGGCATCCGGTGGCGGCGCTGGATGCGTTCGGCGTATCCGGCACTGCACCTGCGGTGATGAGCACGCGGTTGCTGGGCGTCGATCTCGGTCTTGGCGTCGACGCGTCGGCATCGGCATCGGCCAGCACGACGGACCGCTACCGCGCATGGCGACTCGACACGCTCGCTCACTGCCACGCAAAGGCGCGCTACGGCGTGCTGTGGGTCTGCCTCGGCGAGCCGCGCCGCGATCTTCTGGCGATTCCCGAGGCCGACGAACCCGAGCGCCGTTTGCTGCACGCCGGGGCGTTCAGCGTGCACGTGAGCGGTTTGCGCGCGGTCGAAAACTTCCTCGACATGGGCCACTTTCCGTTCGTGCATACGGGCTATCTCGGCGTCGAACCGTACACGGAAGTCGCGCCGTATCGTATCGAGCGGGACGAAATCAATGACGAGCTATACGCGCACGACTGCCGCTTTTACCAGCCGCGCGCGGCAATGACGGCAGGCGCCGCGCTCGACGTGCAGTACGTGTATCGCGTCGCGCGTCCGTATTGCGCGATTCTGTACAAGACCTGCCCGCCGCAGCCCGAACGTTTCGACGTGATTGCGCTGTTCGTGCAGCCGGTCGACGAAGAGCGCTGCATCGCTCACACGGTCATGAGCTATCTCGATGACGCCAGCAGCGACGACGAATTGCGCGGCTTCCAGCAAACCATCTTCGCGCAGGACATCAAGATTCTGGTGAACCAGGTGCCGAAGCGCCTGCCGCTCGGCGCGGGCATCGAACATCCGGTGCGGGCCGATGCGATGTCGGTCGCGTATCGCCGCTGGCTGTCGGCGCAACAGATTACTTATGGAACGACTCATGGCCGATAA
- a CDS encoding BMP family ABC transporter substrate-binding protein: protein MIRLPRPGRFLSARTSASIATCFSTRFAQLANGALVVALCGTFAAASAPADAADAPLDVSIVYLGNPGDAGWTHAHDLGIGAAEKQLGSQIKVTRIDDVPENADAARVFRDRAAKGDKIVIGTSFGYMDSMMKVAHDYPDTVFLHCSGYKSAPNLGNFNGKVYESAYLAGVVAGYVSKSHTLGFVGSVPIPEVVRNIDAFALGAKSVAPQTTVKVVWINSWFDPGKERQAAETLIGLGADVLMQNTDSTATMAVAEQHKVHAFGWDSDMSQWGPHAHLGSVAYDWGIYYSKVIDEVKRGTWTNKPVYWGVKEGITDLVHVNTSAVPADAQRALAEKRAALVAGKLDPFAGPLKDQSGKLRVPAGTVLSADDTNRINWFVDGVQGSVAQ, encoded by the coding sequence ATGATCCGACTTCCTCGCCCTGGCCGGTTTTTGTCCGCACGCACTTCTGCAAGCATCGCTACATGCTTTTCAACCCGCTTCGCGCAGCTTGCGAATGGCGCGCTGGTCGTCGCGTTGTGCGGCACGTTCGCGGCCGCCAGCGCACCCGCTGACGCCGCCGATGCGCCGCTCGACGTTTCCATCGTCTACCTCGGCAACCCTGGCGACGCAGGCTGGACCCACGCGCACGATCTCGGCATCGGCGCGGCGGAGAAGCAGCTCGGCTCGCAGATCAAGGTGACGCGCATCGACGACGTCCCCGAAAACGCGGACGCGGCGCGTGTGTTTCGCGATCGTGCGGCGAAGGGCGACAAGATCGTGATCGGCACGTCGTTCGGCTACATGGACTCGATGATGAAGGTCGCGCACGACTACCCGGACACCGTGTTCCTGCATTGCTCCGGCTACAAGAGCGCGCCGAACCTCGGCAACTTCAACGGCAAGGTGTATGAGTCCGCGTACCTCGCGGGTGTGGTCGCGGGGTATGTGTCGAAATCGCACACGCTCGGCTTTGTCGGGTCGGTGCCGATTCCCGAAGTGGTCCGCAATATCGACGCGTTCGCGCTCGGCGCGAAATCGGTCGCGCCGCAGACGACCGTCAAGGTGGTGTGGATCAATAGCTGGTTCGATCCGGGCAAGGAACGCCAGGCCGCCGAAACGCTGATCGGACTCGGCGCCGACGTGCTGATGCAGAACACCGATTCCACCGCGACGATGGCCGTCGCCGAGCAGCACAAAGTCCACGCATTCGGCTGGGATTCGGATATGAGCCAGTGGGGGCCGCATGCGCATCTGGGCTCGGTCGCGTACGACTGGGGCATCTATTACAGCAAGGTGATCGACGAAGTGAAGCGCGGCACGTGGACCAATAAACCGGTGTACTGGGGTGTGAAAGAAGGCATCACGGACCTCGTGCACGTGAACACGTCGGCGGTGCCGGCGGACGCGCAGCGCGCGCTTGCGGAGAAACGCGCGGCACTGGTGGCGGGCAAGCTCGATCCGTTCGCGGGTCCGCTGAAAGACCAGAGCGGCAAACTGCGCGTGCCCGCCGGCACCGTGCTTTCCGCGGACGATACCAACCGGATAAACTGGTTTGTCGACGGCGTGCAGGGCAGCGTCGCGCAATAA
- a CDS encoding Rieske 2Fe-2S domain-containing protein, whose product MADKNPLASAASGWFALCDVDRLGERAIYHTELAGYELVVWRAEDGAINVWENRCPHRGVRLSMGHHRGDALQCQYHGWQFGSDDGACRFVPAHPDAAPPAVAVKTWPVEVRHGFVWTCIAYTDETPPPFTPIDELDGEADFDSQIRLRTVALDVSSDAVQRALADYCFDHAAFDPWTTTECVAFDAGPRAVVVEQLDDARQRVVFLVQPAREGRTYLHGVALGVSAGNASERIAVQRHHQQRLNALRDALEWQAEPPLSSETAMSQTALGIPPALLKNAQPVFLQSAVSRPVSPARTLTPGVADSATATEVEDHAFTVHLSRSKKTLTVAADASLLQTLRDHHVDVPTSCEQGVCGTCRTRVLDGVPLHRDDFLTPHERAAGDCMLVCVSRAAGAALTLDL is encoded by the coding sequence ATGGCCGATAAGAACCCGTTGGCGTCCGCTGCGTCCGGCTGGTTTGCACTATGCGATGTGGACCGGCTCGGCGAACGCGCGATCTATCACACTGAACTGGCGGGCTACGAACTCGTTGTCTGGCGAGCCGAAGACGGCGCGATCAACGTGTGGGAAAACCGCTGCCCGCATCGTGGCGTGCGGCTGTCGATGGGCCATCATCGCGGCGACGCGTTGCAATGCCAGTACCACGGCTGGCAATTCGGTTCGGACGACGGCGCGTGTCGCTTCGTGCCCGCGCATCCCGATGCCGCGCCGCCCGCAGTCGCGGTGAAAACGTGGCCGGTTGAAGTGCGCCACGGTTTTGTGTGGACCTGTATCGCATATACAGATGAAACGCCGCCTCCGTTCACGCCAATCGATGAACTCGACGGCGAAGCGGACTTCGATAGTCAGATCCGCTTGCGCACGGTCGCGCTCGATGTGTCCAGCGACGCTGTGCAGCGCGCGCTCGCCGACTACTGTTTCGACCATGCCGCATTCGATCCGTGGACGACCACCGAATGCGTTGCGTTCGACGCGGGTCCGCGTGCGGTCGTCGTCGAACAACTCGATGATGCGCGGCAACGTGTGGTGTTTCTCGTGCAGCCCGCGCGCGAAGGGCGCACGTATCTGCACGGCGTCGCGCTGGGTGTTTCCGCTGGTAACGCTAGTGAACGGATTGCTGTGCAGCGGCATCATCAACAACGTCTCAACGCGTTGCGCGATGCACTGGAGTGGCAGGCCGAGCCGCCGCTCAGTAGCGAAACCGCAATGAGTCAGACGGCGCTGGGTATTCCGCCCGCGCTACTGAAAAACGCGCAGCCGGTTTTCTTGCAGTCTGCGGTATCCCGGCCCGTTTCTCCCGCGCGAACGTTGACGCCAGGCGTCGCAGATTCCGCCACGGCAACTGAAGTCGAAGATCACGCGTTCACGGTTCATCTGTCGCGCAGTAAAAAAACGCTGACCGTGGCCGCCGACGCAAGCCTGCTGCAAACCTTGCGCGACCACCACGTCGATGTGCCGACTTCCTGCGAGCAGGGTGTGTGCGGCACATGCCGAACCCGCGTGCTGGACGGCGTGCCGCTGCATCGCGACGATTTTCTGACGCCGCACGAACGCGCGGCCGGTGACTGCATGCTGGTGTGCGTGTCGCGCGCGGCCGGTGCCGCGCTGACGCTCGATCTGTGA
- a CDS encoding LysR family transcriptional regulator, translated as MINLFQAMQAFVRVADSGSFAQAAANLGVSTSVVTRHVSSLEQHLGIRLFQRTTRKVVLTEAGAQYADGCRVLLAELEEVEMRATTTSKEVTGDLRIVALGSFSLFRLTPLFADYQTRFPQVNLRVTLTEKRVDLLEGGFDVGIVTEHMIRSESLVVRRLINSYAVPVAAAAYLAQAGQPQTPADLAQHRVIGAPLDTSPQTWLFRKDKPGRGGKGNKESDSEESIALDASLTVNSMIMQKQAALGAMGIALLPLEMVADELQAGTLQRVLGDYAVINGDVAVSLVYPSREFVPRKVREFIDLAVGYFE; from the coding sequence ATGATCAATCTCTTCCAGGCCATGCAGGCTTTCGTCAGGGTCGCGGACTCGGGCAGCTTTGCGCAGGCCGCGGCGAACCTCGGTGTATCGACATCGGTCGTGACGCGCCATGTGTCGAGCCTCGAGCAGCACCTCGGCATTCGCCTGTTCCAGCGCACCACGCGCAAGGTCGTGCTGACCGAAGCGGGCGCGCAATACGCGGACGGCTGCCGGGTTTTGCTCGCCGAACTCGAAGAAGTCGAAATGCGCGCGACCACCACGTCGAAGGAAGTCACCGGCGACCTGCGCATCGTCGCGCTCGGCAGCTTCTCGCTGTTTCGTCTGACGCCGTTATTCGCCGATTATCAGACCCGTTTTCCGCAAGTGAATCTGCGTGTCACGCTGACCGAGAAACGGGTCGACCTGCTGGAAGGCGGCTTCGATGTGGGCATCGTCACCGAGCACATGATCCGTTCGGAGTCGCTGGTGGTGCGTCGGCTCATCAACTCGTACGCGGTGCCGGTGGCGGCCGCCGCGTATCTGGCGCAGGCGGGTCAGCCGCAAACGCCCGCGGATCTCGCGCAGCACCGCGTGATCGGCGCGCCGCTCGACACGAGTCCGCAGACGTGGCTGTTCAGGAAGGACAAGCCTGGTCGCGGCGGCAAGGGCAACAAGGAAAGCGACAGCGAAGAAAGCATCGCGCTGGATGCGTCGCTCACGGTCAACAGCATGATCATGCAGAAGCAGGCGGCGCTGGGCGCGATGGGCATTGCACTGTTGCCGCTCGAAATGGTCGCCGACGAATTGCAGGCGGGCACGCTGCAACGCGTGCTCGGCGACTATGCGGTGATCAACGGCGATGTCGCGGTGTCGCTGGTTTATCCGAGCCGGGAGTTCGTGCCGCGCAAGGTCCGCGAGTTCATCGATCTGGCGGTGGGGTATTTCGAGTGA